The following nucleotide sequence is from Deltaproteobacteria bacterium.
GCGGCACCCGGATTTGAACCGGGGAATAAAGGTTTTGCAGACCTCTGCCTTACCACTTGGCTATGCCGCCTTCATCCTGGAGCGGGAAACGGGATTTGAACCCGCGACTTCAACCTTGGCAAGGTTGCACTCTACCGCTGAGTTATTCCCGCTCAATGGAAGAACGGTGTCTATCCGAAGGCTCGAAGCACTGTCAAGACCCGAATTCAAGAATGGCGGGGCCTGTTTACAGGCTGTCGGTTCTCGGGCACAAATCGGGAAATGATGAAAGTAAGAATTGGAGAAGTAAATGCGAGTTCCAGGCCAGCCCAGGATTCTTGTCGTAGACGACGAGCCAGCCAATATCGAGTTGATCGCCAAGATATTCGAGGATGACTGCGAGGTTCTGTTCGCCCTGGACGGGGAAAAAGCCACCAAGATCGCAGGCGAGACCGTCCTGGATGTGATCCTCCTGGACGTCATGCTCCCCGGCATGGACGGTTTCGAGATCTGCTCCCGGCTCAAGGCCTCGGAGCTGACCCGGGACATTCCGGTCATCTTCATCACCGGGAGTGGGGATATCGAGGCCGAGACCAGAGGGTTGGAACTGGGCGCCATGGACTACATTGCCAAGCCCATCAATCCCCCGGCCGTCAGGATGCGGGTCCGGAATCAGATCGAGCTCAAGCGGGCCAGGGAACAACTGGCCCGGCTGGCCACCACCGACGGTCTGACCGGTCTGGCCAACCGCCGTCGCTTCGACGAGGTTCTGGCCCTGGAGCATGCCCGGCACAGCCGTTCAGGGGTGGAACTAGGTCTGATCATGCTCGATATCGATCATTTCAAGAATTTCAACGACACCTACGGACATGTCCGGGGGGACGAATGCCTGCGGGAGGTGGCCCGGGCCATGGCGTCGAGTCTGTGGCGGGCCACGGACCTAGCGGCCCGCTACGGAGGCGAGGAGTTCGCCTGCATCCTGCCCGAGGCCCGGCCTCCGCACGGGGTGCGGGATGTGGCCGAACGAATCCGCCGGGCCGTGGAGAACTTGAATATCCCTCACGGGAATTCGCCCACGGCCGACCACGTCACCGTCAGCCTGGGGGCTATCGGCATCTGCTGCCGCAAGACGAGCGGCCCATCGTCGCTGGTGGCCCGGGCCGACGAATTCCTGTATCGGGCCAAGGCCCAGGGGCGGAACCAGGTCGTGTTTTCTTCGGGGGTGGAGTGTTGAAGGGGCCCTTGAATCAGGCGAGGTGACCATGTGCGTGGACCCGGACTGGGAACCTCACAAATGGGTGGCCAGCTGACGAATTGAACCGCATGCGACAATACATTGTCGACAACCCTGCACGTTGGGAGACGGACCGGGAAAATTCGAATCCAAGGAGGCAAACACTATGCATGCACGAATGACCGCGATCATCCATCAAAGAACATGTCTCGTTCTTGGCCTCGTCTGCCTGGCCACGATCCTTGCCCGTACCTTGTGGGCCGCAGAACCCGTGCGCGTCGTGGTGGCCGGTCCCATGGTCGGGACAAGCTACGCCGTGGGGGTCCAGTACCAGGTGGGCGTGAACGCGGCATTGAAGACCCTGCCCGACGGCATCCTCCTGGACCGGCCGGTGGAGGTCAGCCTGTACGACGACAATTGCAAGGACACCATCGCCGAGAGCGTGGCCCGGGAGATCGTCGAGAATCCGCCGGCGGTGGTCATCGGCCATTCCTGCTCCGGGGCGACCATTGCCGCCGCCCCTATCTATGCCGAACATGGGGTCCTCGAGATTACCCCGG
It contains:
- a CDS encoding diguanylate cyclase, with the translated sequence MRVPGQPRILVVDDEPANIELIAKIFEDDCEVLFALDGEKATKIAGETVLDVILLDVMLPGMDGFEICSRLKASELTRDIPVIFITGSGDIEAETRGLELGAMDYIAKPINPPAVRMRVRNQIELKRAREQLARLATTDGLTGLANRRRFDEVLALEHARHSRSGVELGLIMLDIDHFKNFNDTYGHVRGDECLREVARAMASSLWRATDLAARYGGEEFACILPEARPPHGVRDVAERIRRAVENLNIPHGNSPTADHVTVSLGAIGICCRKTSGPSSLVARADEFLYRAKAQGRNQVVFSSGVEC